The following nucleotide sequence is from Candidatus Binatia bacterium.
CCTGCCGCAGCAGCGGAACGTCGCACGGGAGCACGAGCACGCCGGCTCGCGCATGCAGCAACGCTGCAACGAGGCCGCCGAGAGGCCCCGCGCCAAAACCGGCATCCTCGATGAACGTCACGGCCGCCGGTCGTTCGAATGCGCCGCGACCCGCGACGAAGACCTCGCCGTCGGCGCAGGCGCGCAGCAGCGCCAGGCTGCGGCCGGCAAGCGATGTCGAGCCGAACGGGGCGTGCCTCTTGTCGGCGCCGAAGCGCCGCGACCTGCCCCCGGCAATCAGCACGCCGTCGATGCGACTGCGAAGCCTCGTTTCGAACATCGGCAAAAGCTGCTGACTGCGAAGCGCCCGGCGCTCAGAAGTCGTAGTCGCTCTTCTTGTCCTTTTCTTCTTTCGGCGCGTGGTGCTCGCCGCTGATCTCGGGAACGCGAAGCGTGATTCCCGGCAGGCTCGTGGGATCGACCTGGGCACCGGCCAGGCGGGCACCGAAATGCAGCGCCGCGCGCGAATTGGCCGGCATGCGGCCGATCGGCGCGCCGTGGTGCACCCAGTCTCCTTCGCTCACGTACACGTCCCCGAGGCCGGCGTAGTAGGTGTAAAGCCCGAGGCCGTGATCGAGCACGACGATCTTCGATCCCGGAACGTCGGCCACCAGTGCGACGATGCCTTGCGCAGACGCGGCGATGTCGCTGCCGGGGCGGGCAGCCAGGTCCACGCCAGTGTGAGGATCGCCGAGGCTTTCTTCGCTGGTCCTGCGCATCGCGAACGTCGCGACCATCGGTCCGCTGGACGGGCTCTCGAAGGCTCCGTTCCAGTAGCGGTCCAGCGTGATGCGGTTCCACAGCGAGACGAGCCGCGGATTGGAGCGCGCCAGATCCTCGAGGGCGAGGTCGTCGCGC
It contains:
- a CDS encoding molybdenum cofactor guanylyltransferase translates to MFETRLRSRIDGVLIAGGRSRRFGADKRHAPFGSTSLAGRSLALLRACADGEVFVAGRGAFERPAAVTFIEDAGFGAGPLGGLVAALLHARAGVLVLPCDVPLLRQDTLSAVAALGRRSGRTVVARSSRGIEPLVAYYPRSALRQLAAGLREGNRALHRLLSRLAPLVVEAGSGGELANVNRPADLEAAARLRQGHEDVRWAK
- a CDS encoding M23 family metallopeptidase, with amino-acid sequence MTKGLRIVAVTSLLACAVTIGMAVHDARAEMDGEPAQHLPYYVVMDPPIVYPGAVIRLQVRPPAGAGGGTVTVAGRRYLGQIEDGMFVVYFAVDIDTLPGPYEMTYDVGSRHGSRVVTVRPRRMDDEARNERPISRDDLALEDLARSNPRLVSLWNRITLDRYWNGAFESPSSGPMVATFAMRRTSEESLGDPHTGVDLAARPGSDIAASAQGIVALVADVPGSKIVVLDHGLGLYTYYAGLGDVYVSEGDWVHHGAPIGRMPANSRAALHFGARLAGAQVDPTSLPGITLRVPEISGEHHAPKEEKDKKSDYDF